The Euleptes europaea isolate rEulEur1 chromosome 19, rEulEur1.hap1, whole genome shotgun sequence genome includes a window with the following:
- the ENO1 gene encoding alpha-enolase, which translates to MSIYKIHAREILDSRGNPTVEVDLYTSKGLFRAAVPSGASTGIYEALELRDNDKTRFLGKGVSKAVEHINKTIAPALVNKNISVVEQEKIDKLMLEMDGSENKSKFGANAILGVSLAVCKAGASEKGVPLYRHIADLAGNQEVILPVPAFNVINGGSHAGNKLAMQEFMILPVGAENFKEALRIGAEVYHNLKNVIKEKYGKDATNVGDEGGFAPNILENKEALELLKTAISKAGYSDKIVLGMDVAASEFYREGKYDLDFKSPDDPSRYITPDQLADLYKGFVKSYPVVSIEDPFDQDDWAAWKKFTASVGIQVVGDDLTVTNPKRIAKAVEEKSCNCLLLKVNQIGSVTEALQACKLAQSNGWGVMVSHRSGETEDTFIADLVVGLCTGQIKTGAPCRSERLAKYNQLLRIEEELGSKARFAGRNFRNPRVN; encoded by the exons ATGTCCATTTATAAGATCCACGCTCGTGAAATCTTGGACTCGCGTGGGAATCCCACCGTTGAGGTAGACCTGTACACCAGCAAAG GTCTCTTCAGAGCCGCAGTTCCCAGCGGTGCTTCCACCGGCATCTACGAAGCCTTGGAACTGCGGGACAATGACAAGACTCGCTTTCTGGGCAAAG GTGTCTCAAAGGCTGTTGAGCACATCAATAAAACTATTGCACCTGCACTGGTTAACAAG AACATAAGCGTTGTGGAGCAGGAGAAGATTGACAAGCTGATGCTGGAGATGGATGGGTCAGAGAACAAAT CTAAGTTTGGTGCCAATGCCATTCTGGGTGTCTCCTTGGCCGTGTGCAAAGCCGGTGCCTCTGAGAAGGGCGTCCCCTTGTACCGCCACATCGCCGACTTGGCTGGGAACCAGGAAGTCATTCTCCCAGTCCCT GCCTTCAACGTCATCAATGGGGGCTCCCATGCCGGGAACAAGCTGGCCATGCAGGAGTTCATGATCCTCCCTGTTGGGGCCGAGAACTTCAAGGAGGCCTTGCGCATCGGGGCTGAGGTGTACCACAACCTGAAGAATGTCATCAAGGAGAAGTATGGGAAAGATGCGACCAATGTGGGTGACGAAGGCGGTTTTGCTCCCAACATCTTGGAGAACAAGGAAG CTCTGGAGCTGCTCAAGACTGCCATCAGCAAGGCTGGATATTCTGACAAGATCGTACTGGGGATGGACGTGGCAGCTTCTGAATTCTACCGTGAAGGCAAGTACGACCTGGACTTCAAGTCGCCCGATGACCCCAGCAGGTACATCACTCCTGACCAGCTGGCTGACCTCTACAAAGGCTTTGTCAAGAGTTACCCAG TGGTTTCCATTGAAGACCCCTTTGACCAAGACGACTGGGCCGCTTGGAAGAAGTTCACAGCCAGTGTGGGCATCCAGGTGGTTGGGGACGACCTGACGGTGACCAATCCCAAGCGTATTGCTAAAGCCGTGGAAGAGAAATCTTGCAACTGCCTGCTGCTCAAAGTGAACCAGATTGGTTCTGTCACAGAGGCTCTCCAGGC CTGCAAGCTCGCCCAATCCAATGGCTGGGGCGTCATGGTGAGCCACCGCTCCGGAGAGACCGAAGACACCTTCATCGCAGACCTGGTGGTTGGACTCTGCACTGGACAG ATTAAGACTGGTGCGCCCTGCCGATCTGAACGTCTAGCCAAATACAACCAACTTCTGAG GATCGAAGAGGAGCTGGGGAGCAAGGCCCGCTTCGCTGGCAGGAACTTCAGGAACCCACGTGTCAACTAA